A single window of Drosophila suzukii chromosome 3, CBGP_Dsuzu_IsoJpt1.0, whole genome shotgun sequence DNA harbors:
- the LOC118877286 gene encoding ubiquitin-conjugating enzyme E2 L5 yields MAKKEEPLMDGPKRMNRELALMLEDKQNLQFRNLWVEPNNIYKWSGLLMPVAPPYDKGAYKMEIDFPLDYPFKPPRIHINTKMYHLNVNERGQICVPILEIEHWIPTTRIDQVLQVLLATINDPQPENAWHMEMAGEYRNDPVRFFKMADAWVQKYSERRPTEEELAKFARKRKKAMSKD; encoded by the coding sequence ATGGCCAAAAAGGAGGAGCCCCTTATGGACGGGCCCAAGCGGATGAACCGCGAGTTGGCCCTGATGTTGGAGGACAAGCAGAACCTGCAGTTTCGCAATTTGTGGGTGGAGCCGAATAACATCTACAAGTGGTCTGGGTTGCTGATGCCTGTGGCTCCGCCTTATGACAAGGGCGCCTACAAAATGGAGATCGACTTTCCGCTGGACTATCCATTCAAGCCACCCCGCATCCACATAAATACGAAGATGTACCACTTAAATGTCAATGAACGTGGACAGATTTGTGTGCCTATTCTGGAGATCGAGCACTGGATCCCCACCACTCGGATAGACCAAGTCCTGCAGGTTCTGCTGGCCACCATCAACGATCCGCAGCCAGAAAATGCCTGGCACATGGAAATGGCCGGGGAATATCGTAATGATCCGGTCAGGTTCTTTAAGATGGCCGATGCCTGGGTCCAGAAGTACAGTGAACGCCGGCCTACCGAAGAGGAACTGGCTAAGTTTGCCCGTAAACGTAAAAAAGCGATGTCGAAGGATTAG